The following is a genomic window from Alkaliphilus sp. B6464.
ATAGCATATCTATACATTTTCATTGAATAATAACACATTTGTTGTATTATCAATACTTACAATCATTTTTGTATGTTACAGAACTATGATTATGTTACATTCGACCTATTTATTTAAGAAATTCTATCGACTTATTACCAAATATAATTGTATTTACAAAGTATCTATCAGCATCTAATTGGTGATCGTTTTCCTTTGAAGGTTTATCCTCTCCCCTATCGGCCGCTTTAGAATCCCATATGTAAGACGAAAATTCTCTGAATGTCTCTTTACAACAATCGTTATAAACTATAAGTAAATTATTAAGAGCAGATGCCATATTTCTAATGCCATCTAATACATCATTCTTAGCTTTTCTTACTTTTATCTTACGTTTTTTTAGCTCTGCAATAAACGAAGCGGCAGAAGGGTCTACTATAACACTTTTTATATTTAATTCACCTATAAAGTCTACTAAATCATCAGCATATTCTGTATCTGTTTTTTGTTTGGATTGTTTTCTACCATCATAATGGTATTCTTTGATCTTATACCATTTATTTTGATATTTGCCCCACAAACCAAATGTGGTTGGGTTTTGTGTACCATAGTCAATAGATACATAATATTCGGTGTATGCTCTATTTGTAGTTTTAACTGTATGTTTTTCATGACTAAACATATCATATATAACACCTTCGGCCATTACCCATAATCCAAGGATATACCTCTTAAAAAACACACCAGAATACATCTTCCTATATCTTTCCTTGATCTTTTCTGTTAGGGAAAGATTATCGTCCATAGTAAAGTGTAAATAGATTAAATTTTTATCTTTAATTCTATCTATCCATCCAATCTTAAACCAATGATGTGGTCCGGCAGGGTTACAGTTAAACCAAAATTTAGAGCCATCAACTGAACAACGACCTGTAGCTTGACTAACAAAACTCTCGGGCATCAAAGCCACTTCATCAAAGAATACTCCAGCTAGTGTTATCCCTTGAATAAGATCCTGTGACCTTTCATCTTTACCACCAAAAATATAAAAATAGTTAGTGATATTACCTTTACTAACTATGACTAGATTATCAGCTCTATGATCCTTAACTTTATATCCTCTGGACTTTAACATTAACTTAAGCCAAAAGAGAACATTACGTCTAAATGAGCCTATGGTTTTACCGCACATTCCAAAGTTCTGTTGGTCAAAAGTCTCCATGGCCCACATTACGTATGACAATGACATAGATAGAGTTTTACCACTTCTTATGGCTCCATCGGCTATAATGCCATCTTTATCCTTTACCGGAGAATTGGGAAGCCACCAAGTTAATATTTTCTTCTGCTTTTTAGAGAAGGGTTTGAACTTAAATACTGCCTTTTTAATCTTCTTCAGCATCATCCCAAACCTCGCTTACCTCTCCTTTAAGAGCTTCTATGAATCCATCGTCTTCTACTTCTTCATCTTCTCCAAGGACTTTAGTCTTCTCTAATTCAAGTTTTTCTCTAGCCATCTTAATCTTTTCTTCTTCGATTTGTCGTCTAAACCTATCTGGGAATAGATCAAAATACTTTTCTAATTTTTCAAGAGCTTTCATT
Proteins encoded in this region:
- a CDS encoding PBSX family phage terminase large subunit — its product is MMLKKIKKAVFKFKPFSKKQKKILTWWLPNSPVKDKDGIIADGAIRSGKTLSMSLSYVMWAMETFDQQNFGMCGKTIGSFRRNVLFWLKLMLKSRGYKVKDHRADNLVIVSKGNITNYFYIFGGKDERSQDLIQGITLAGVFFDEVALMPESFVSQATGRCSVDGSKFWFNCNPAGPHHWFKIGWIDRIKDKNLIYLHFTMDDNLSLTEKIKERYRKMYSGVFFKRYILGLWVMAEGVIYDMFSHEKHTVKTTNRAYTEYYVSIDYGTQNPTTFGLWGKYQNKWYKIKEYHYDGRKQSKQKTDTEYADDLVDFIGELNIKSVIVDPSAASFIAELKKRKIKVRKAKNDVLDGIRNMASALNNLLIVYNDCCKETFREFSSYIWDSKAADRGEDKPSKENDHQLDADRYFVNTIIFGNKSIEFLK